A region from the Hypericibacter adhaerens genome encodes:
- a CDS encoding TPM domain-containing protein: MIFRTPSTPLLSQADRDRIERAIREVEARTSGELVTVVAAQSDHYLFISLLYAAAGAFTIAPVLWALDVTANFLSLYVIQIAAFLLLLLLLRWRPALMALVPDSLQRLHAERLAREQFVNLGLADTPERGGILLFVSMAERYVEVIADRGIHERVSVGIWSKAVAAFAEPVKQGRIAEGYLAAIEILGNQLVRQMPADPDNPNRFPDVLIELPG; this comes from the coding sequence ATGATCTTTCGGACGCCCTCGACGCCGCTCCTGAGCCAGGCCGATCGCGACCGCATCGAGCGGGCGATCCGCGAGGTGGAAGCGCGCACCAGCGGCGAGCTGGTCACGGTGGTGGCGGCGCAGTCGGACCATTATCTCTTCATCTCGCTGCTTTATGCCGCGGCCGGCGCCTTCACCATCGCGCCGGTGCTGTGGGCGCTCGATGTGACGGCGAATTTCCTGTCGCTCTACGTGATCCAGATCGCCGCCTTCCTGCTGCTTCTGCTGCTGCTTCGCTGGCGGCCGGCGCTGATGGCGCTGGTGCCGGATTCGCTGCAGCGGCTGCATGCGGAGCGGCTGGCCCGCGAGCAGTTCGTCAATCTGGGCCTGGCCGATACGCCCGAGCGCGGCGGCATCCTGCTGTTCGTCTCGATGGCGGAGCGCTATGTCGAGGTGATCGCCGACCGGGGCATCCATGAACGGGTCTCCGTCGGCATCTGGAGCAAGGCGGTGGCGGCCTTCGCGGAACCCGTCAAACAGGGCCGCATCGCCGAGGGCTATCTGGCGGCGATCGAGATCCTGGGCAACCAGCTTGTCCGCCAGATGCCCGCGGACCCGGACAACCCCAATCGGTTCCCCGATGTGCTGATCGAGCTGCCGGGATGA
- a CDS encoding deoxyguanosinetriphosphate triphosphohydrolase, whose translation MPAESSPLAPRQTLPYALQPYATQAAQSRGRLMPEPGSPTRSPFQRDRDRIIHSTAFRRLKHKTQVFVYHEGDYYRTRLTHSIEVAQIARSVSRYLGLDEDLAEAVALAHDLGHTPFGHAGEEALDAAMAPYGGFDHNAQTFRILTRLERHYAEFDGLNLTWECLEGVVKHNGPLVGPGASAKARARPVPQTIAEYSAQSQDLELDGWPGPEAQVAALADDIAYNTHDIDDGLRAGLFPVAALSELPLVGPVFTEVQERYPGIEHGRLVHESIRRLIDLMVSDLIRETEHRLAEAKPASVEALRRLGRPMVAFSDEMSGHDVTLKAFLFEHMYRHDRVTRMTERARRVVLELFGHYFGDPARLPAEWAAQCDGVRQDKAARVVADYIAGMTDRYALQEHERFFGRSSE comes from the coding sequence ATGCCGGCCGAATCCAGCCCTTTGGCGCCGCGGCAGACCTTGCCCTATGCGCTTCAGCCTTATGCCACCCAGGCCGCCCAAAGCCGTGGCCGGCTGATGCCGGAGCCCGGCAGCCCGACCCGCTCGCCCTTCCAGCGCGACCGCGACCGTATCATCCATTCGACCGCCTTCCGGCGCCTGAAGCACAAGACCCAGGTCTTCGTCTATCACGAGGGCGATTACTACCGCACGCGGCTCACCCACAGCATCGAGGTCGCGCAGATCGCGCGCAGCGTCAGCCGCTATCTGGGCCTCGACGAGGATTTGGCCGAGGCGGTGGCGCTGGCCCACGATCTGGGGCACACGCCCTTCGGTCATGCCGGCGAAGAGGCGCTCGATGCGGCGATGGCGCCCTATGGCGGCTTCGACCACAACGCGCAGACCTTCCGCATCCTCACGCGCCTCGAGCGGCATTATGCCGAGTTCGACGGCCTCAATCTGACCTGGGAATGCCTCGAAGGCGTGGTCAAGCATAACGGGCCGCTGGTGGGGCCGGGGGCCAGCGCCAAGGCGCGCGCGCGGCCCGTGCCGCAGACCATCGCCGAATATTCGGCCCAGTCGCAGGACCTGGAGCTCGATGGCTGGCCCGGACCCGAGGCGCAGGTGGCGGCGCTCGCCGACGACATCGCCTACAACACCCACGATATCGATGATGGGTTGCGGGCGGGCCTGTTCCCCGTCGCGGCATTGTCGGAACTGCCGCTGGTGGGCCCCGTTTTCACGGAGGTCCAGGAACGTTATCCCGGGATCGAGCATGGCCGGCTGGTCCATGAATCGATCCGGCGCCTGATCGATCTCATGGTGAGCGACCTCATCCGCGAGACCGAGCATCGGCTGGCCGAGGCGAAGCCCGCTTCGGTCGAAGCCTTGCGCCGGCTGGGGCGGCCCATGGTCGCCTTCTCGGACGAGATGAGCGGCCATGACGTGACGCTAAAAGCCTTCCTTTTCGAGCATATGTACCGCCATGATCGGGTCACCCGCATGACCGAGAGGGCGCGCCGCGTGGTGCTCGAGCTGTTCGGGCATTATTTCGGCGACCCGGCGCGGCTCCCGGCGGAATGGGCGGCCCAGTGCGACGGTGTGCGCCAGGACAAGGCGGCGCGCGTCGTGGCCGACTACATCGCGGGCATGACCGATCGTTACGCCCTCCAGGAACATGAGCGGTTTTTCGGCAGAAGCAGTGAATAG
- the erpA gene encoding iron-sulfur cluster insertion protein ErpA produces the protein MPSPDRIVNLTPSAARRVAQLRTSEGNEKLMLRLSISGGGCAGFQYGFSLDDNLLDDDAVFERDGVKLVIDGTSLDLLAGAEVDFVEDLGGAYFKVANPNASSSCGCGSSFSV, from the coding sequence ATGCCGAGCCCCGACCGCATCGTGAACCTGACGCCGAGCGCCGCGCGGCGCGTGGCGCAGCTTCGGACGAGCGAAGGCAACGAGAAGCTGATGCTGCGGCTCTCGATCTCGGGCGGCGGTTGCGCCGGCTTCCAGTACGGCTTCTCGCTCGACGACAACCTGCTCGACGACGACGCCGTGTTCGAGCGCGACGGGGTGAAGCTCGTCATCGACGGCACCTCGCTCGACCTCCTGGCCGGGGCCGAGGTCGATTTCGTCGAGGATCTGGGCGGCGCCTATTTCAAGGTCGCCAACCCGAACGCCTCCTCCTCCTGCGGCTGCGGCAGCTCCTTCTCCGTCTGA
- a CDS encoding M81 family metallopeptidase gives MARLAIGGFVHETNTFAPTKARFEHFAMADGWPALVRGAALIEAVKGINLPAAGFVEATQALGHELVPLTWCSATPLAHVERDAYERIAAMLLADIGSAMPLDGLYLDLHGAMVAEHLEDGEGELLRRIRALVGETLPIVVGLDLHANVTESMTRHASALVAFRTYPHVDMAETGARAARLLDRLVQGTPCYRAMRKTPFLIPLTWQCTLIEPASSIYRRLEELEREPGMLSMSFAAGFPPADIRECGPAVIAQATSQAAADRAADLLEALVEKSEPAFAGRLWKPDEAVAEAMVREARSAKPVILADTQDNPGAGTNSDTMGVFAALVRAHAKGAVVGLVCDPESAARAHEAGEGRTIEIGLGNKSGLPGLTPYHGRFTVERLGSGSFTATGPFYLGSRMQLGPMALLEHEGVRVVVSSRKQQAADRSMFRHVGIEPERQKILALKSSVHFRADFQAIAEEILVVVSPGPNLADHLQLPYKHLRPGLRLMPLGPSFGGARP, from the coding sequence ATGGCGCGCCTCGCGATCGGCGGCTTCGTCCACGAGACCAACACCTTCGCGCCCACCAAGGCGCGGTTCGAGCATTTCGCCATGGCCGACGGCTGGCCGGCGCTGGTGCGGGGTGCGGCGCTGATCGAGGCGGTGAAAGGCATCAACCTGCCGGCGGCCGGTTTCGTCGAGGCCACGCAGGCGCTGGGGCATGAGCTGGTGCCGCTGACCTGGTGCTCGGCGACGCCGCTCGCTCATGTCGAGCGCGACGCCTATGAGCGCATCGCGGCGATGCTGCTGGCGGACATCGGCAGCGCGATGCCGCTCGACGGCCTCTATCTCGACCTCCATGGCGCCATGGTGGCCGAGCATCTGGAGGACGGGGAGGGCGAGCTGCTCCGGCGCATCCGCGCGCTCGTGGGCGAGACGCTGCCGATCGTGGTCGGGCTCGATCTCCATGCCAATGTGACCGAGAGCATGACCCGCCATGCCTCGGCGCTGGTGGCCTTCCGCACCTATCCGCATGTCGACATGGCGGAGACGGGCGCCCGCGCGGCGCGGCTCCTGGACCGGTTGGTCCAGGGCACGCCCTGCTATCGCGCGATGCGCAAGACGCCGTTCCTGATCCCGCTCACCTGGCAATGCACCCTGATCGAGCCGGCGTCCTCGATCTACCGTCGGCTCGAGGAGCTCGAGCGCGAGCCGGGCATGCTCTCGATGTCCTTCGCCGCCGGGTTCCCGCCGGCGGATATCCGCGAATGCGGCCCCGCCGTCATCGCCCAGGCCACCAGCCAGGCCGCGGCCGACCGGGCGGCCGATCTGCTCGAGGCGCTGGTCGAGAAGAGCGAACCCGCTTTCGCCGGCCGCCTCTGGAAACCGGACGAGGCCGTCGCCGAGGCCATGGTGCGGGAGGCCCGTTCCGCCAAGCCCGTGATCCTTGCCGACACGCAGGACAATCCGGGCGCCGGCACCAACTCGGACACGATGGGCGTCTTCGCGGCGCTGGTGCGGGCCCATGCCAAGGGCGCCGTGGTCGGGCTGGTCTGCGATCCCGAGAGCGCCGCGCGCGCCCATGAAGCCGGCGAAGGCAGGACCATCGAGATCGGTCTCGGCAACAAATCGGGACTGCCCGGCCTGACGCCCTATCACGGCCGCTTCACCGTGGAGCGGTTGGGCAGCGGCAGCTTCACGGCCACGGGGCCGTTCTATCTCGGATCGCGCATGCAGCTGGGGCCGATGGCCCTGCTCGAGCATGAGGGGGTGCGCGTGGTGGTGTCGAGCCGCAAGCAGCAGGCGGCCGACCGCTCCATGTTCCGCCATGTCGGGATCGAGCCCGAGCGCCAGAAGATCCTCGCGCTCAAGAGCTCGGTGCATTTCCGCGCCGACTTCCAGGCGATCGCGGAGGAGATCCTGGTGGTCGTCTCGCCGGGACCCAACCTGGCCGACCATCTGCAACTGCCCTACAAGCATCTGCGCCCGGGCCTTCGCCTCATGCCGCTGGGGCCTTCCTTCGGCGGCGCGAGGCCCTGA
- a CDS encoding SgcJ/EcaC family oxidoreductase translates to MESAILLQSPEKMVLGLYEALLECWNRRDARGMADLFAIEGNLIGFDGSAVNGRTQIVDHLEPIFRDHPTPRFVAKLREIRPLAPKVVLLRAVAGMVTPGSDDINPALNAIQSLVAVRRDHSWQVQLFQNTPAAFHGRLAEAEALAEELREVARRHGENSSPASAVA, encoded by the coding sequence ATGGAAAGCGCCATCCTGCTGCAGTCGCCCGAGAAGATGGTTCTGGGGCTCTATGAAGCGCTGCTCGAGTGCTGGAACCGGCGCGACGCGCGCGGCATGGCCGACCTCTTCGCCATCGAGGGCAACCTGATCGGGTTCGACGGCAGCGCCGTCAACGGGCGCACGCAGATCGTGGACCATCTCGAGCCGATCTTCCGCGATCATCCGACGCCGCGCTTCGTCGCCAAGCTGCGCGAGATCCGTCCTCTCGCGCCCAAGGTGGTCCTCTTGCGCGCCGTCGCCGGCATGGTGACGCCCGGCAGCGACGACATCAATCCGGCGCTCAACGCGATCCAGTCGCTCGTGGCCGTGCGCCGCGACCATAGCTGGCAGGTCCAGCTCTTTCAGAACACGCCGGCTGCCTTCCATGGCCGGCTGGCGGAAGCCGAGGCCCTGGCGGAGGAGCTGCGCGAGGTCGCGCGGCGCCACGGCGAGAACAGTTCGCCGGCTTCGGCCGTCGCCTAG
- the xth gene encoding exodeoxyribonuclease III yields MIRIATWNVNSIKAHLASTLAWAKSEKPDVLLLQEIKCLDDGFPRMEFGDLGYNVETVGQKTYNGVAILSRHPMTVELRALPGAAKEDEPARYIEALVEVPGESKKAKRQVVRVASIYLPNGNPSGTEKFAYKLAWMGRLIAHARDLLKNEEVLVLGGDYNVCPTDGDVYDPEGWRDDALCRPESRAKYRELLYLGYTDAIASRHPEPGNYTYWDYQAGAWTKDHGLRIDHLALSPQAVDRLADCGIDKRPRGKEKPSDHVPVWCDLEI; encoded by the coding sequence ATGATCCGCATCGCCACCTGGAACGTGAACTCGATCAAGGCGCATCTCGCCTCGACGCTCGCCTGGGCGAAATCCGAGAAGCCCGATGTCCTGCTGCTGCAGGAGATCAAGTGCCTCGATGACGGCTTCCCGCGGATGGAGTTCGGCGACCTCGGATACAATGTCGAGACCGTCGGGCAGAAGACCTATAACGGCGTCGCCATCCTCTCCCGCCATCCGATGACGGTCGAGCTCAGGGCCCTGCCCGGCGCCGCCAAGGAAGACGAGCCGGCGCGCTATATCGAAGCGCTGGTCGAGGTGCCGGGCGAAAGCAAGAAGGCGAAGCGCCAGGTGGTGCGCGTCGCCTCGATCTACCTACCCAACGGCAATCCGTCGGGCACCGAGAAATTCGCCTACAAGCTCGCCTGGATGGGGCGGCTCATCGCCCATGCCCGTGACCTTCTCAAGAACGAGGAAGTGCTGGTGCTGGGCGGCGACTACAACGTCTGTCCCACCGACGGCGACGTGTACGATCCCGAGGGCTGGCGCGACGACGCGCTCTGCCGGCCGGAATCACGCGCGAAATATCGCGAGCTGCTCTATCTGGGCTATACCGACGCCATCGCGTCCCGCCATCCCGAGCCCGGCAACTATACCTACTGGGACTACCAGGCCGGCGCCTGGACCAAGGATCACGGCCTCAGGATCGACCACCTCGCCCTCTCGCCCCAGGCCGTCGACCGCCTCGCCGATTGCGGCATCGACAAGCGCCCGCGCGGCAAGGAGAAGCCGTCAGACCATGTGCCGGTCTGGTGCGATTTGGAGATCTAG
- a CDS encoding NUDIX hydrolase, translating to MEIRDTVRLLILDREERLLLMQVQDNTLSDPKRPDLRPPFWVTLGGGIEPGEDVAAAARRELVEETGLTGASIGPAVWYGEQPVRWKGRAMLFRETFLLVRTEETRLSDLGWSDEERHAIRAMRWWPVAALLTTTEVILPPLLPTLIQPIVRGQIPDAMMAIEL from the coding sequence TTGGAGATTCGCGACACGGTGCGGCTGCTGATCCTCGATCGGGAAGAGCGGCTGCTCCTGATGCAGGTCCAGGACAACACCCTGTCGGATCCGAAGCGCCCCGACCTCCGGCCGCCCTTCTGGGTGACGCTGGGCGGCGGCATCGAGCCGGGCGAGGATGTGGCCGCCGCCGCCCGGCGCGAGCTGGTCGAGGAGACCGGCTTGACGGGCGCCTCCATCGGGCCTGCGGTCTGGTATGGCGAGCAGCCGGTGCGCTGGAAGGGGCGGGCGATGCTGTTCCGCGAGACCTTCCTTCTCGTTCGCACCGAGGAGACGCGACTCTCCGATCTGGGCTGGTCGGACGAAGAACGGCACGCGATCCGGGCGATGCGCTGGTGGCCGGTGGCGGCGCTGCTGACGACGACCGAGGTGATCCTCCCGCCGCTGCTGCCGACGCTGATACAGCCGATCGTCCGGGGCCAAATCCCGGACGCCATGATGGCGATCGAACTCTAG
- the argS gene encoding arginine--tRNA ligase: MNPHQYIRDEIVKALNGLVAEGFLKEGLDYARVNVEPPREAQHGDLATNAAMVLAKNAGLKPVELARELVARIERHPEVEEATVAGPGFINLRLRDGFWQARLADILKAGTDYGSSAMGAGASVNVEYVSANPTGPLHIAHARGAVIGDALASLLAKSGHKVTREYYINDAGAQVDVLARSTYLRYREALGETIDAIPEGLYPGAYLKDTGAALAKRDGRKWIGKPESEWLAPIRAFAIASMMDLIRDDLKALGIEQEVFSSERKLVEAGAVQKAVDTLKARDLIYVGVLEPPKGKTPDDWEPRPQTLFRATQFGDDVDRPLQKSDGSWTYFANDIAYHYDKFMRGFPAMIDIWGADHGGYVKRMQAAVTAITGGKGALDVKICQLVKLLRGGQPVKMSKRAGTFVTLREVVDEVGRDVVRFIMLTRKNDMPLDFDLEKVLEQSRDNPVFYVQYAHARASSVLRHAAEEMGDIDLSPEALARAPAARLTDSAELGLIKLMAGWPRLVESAAEAHEPHRVAFYLYDLAAAFHGLWNKGKDEASLRFLIPGDRDVTVARLAMVKALTFVIASGLGIFGVKPVEEMR, from the coding sequence ATGAATCCGCATCAATATATCCGCGACGAGATCGTGAAGGCCCTGAACGGGCTGGTGGCCGAGGGTTTCCTCAAGGAAGGCCTGGATTATGCGCGCGTGAACGTCGAGCCGCCGCGCGAGGCGCAGCATGGCGATCTGGCCACCAACGCGGCGATGGTCCTGGCGAAGAACGCCGGCCTCAAGCCGGTTGAGCTCGCGCGCGAGCTGGTCGCCCGGATCGAGCGTCATCCTGAGGTGGAGGAGGCGACCGTCGCCGGCCCCGGCTTCATCAATCTGCGTCTGCGCGACGGCTTCTGGCAGGCGCGGCTCGCCGACATCCTGAAGGCCGGCACGGACTATGGCAGCTCGGCGATGGGAGCGGGGGCCTCGGTCAATGTCGAGTATGTCTCGGCCAACCCCACGGGGCCGCTCCATATCGCCCATGCGCGCGGCGCCGTGATCGGCGACGCGCTGGCCTCGCTCCTGGCCAAGTCGGGCCACAAGGTCACGCGCGAATACTACATCAACGACGCGGGCGCCCAGGTCGATGTGCTCGCGCGCTCGACCTATCTGCGCTACCGCGAGGCGCTGGGCGAGACGATCGACGCGATCCCCGAGGGGCTCTACCCGGGCGCTTATCTCAAGGACACCGGCGCCGCGCTGGCGAAGCGCGACGGGCGGAAATGGATCGGCAAGCCCGAGAGCGAATGGCTGGCGCCGATCCGCGCCTTCGCCATCGCCTCGATGATGGATCTCATCCGGGACGACCTGAAGGCGCTCGGCATCGAGCAGGAGGTGTTCTCCTCGGAGCGCAAGCTGGTCGAGGCGGGCGCGGTGCAGAAGGCGGTCGACACCCTCAAGGCCCGCGACCTCATCTATGTGGGCGTGCTGGAGCCGCCCAAGGGCAAGACGCCCGACGACTGGGAGCCGCGGCCGCAGACGCTGTTCCGCGCGACGCAGTTCGGCGACGATGTCGATCGGCCGCTGCAGAAGTCTGACGGCAGCTGGACCTATTTCGCCAACGATATCGCCTATCACTACGACAAGTTCATGCGCGGCTTCCCCGCCATGATCGACATCTGGGGCGCCGACCATGGCGGCTATGTCAAGCGCATGCAGGCGGCGGTGACGGCGATCACCGGCGGCAAGGGCGCGCTCGACGTGAAGATCTGCCAGCTCGTGAAGCTCCTGCGCGGCGGCCAGCCGGTGAAGATGTCGAAGCGGGCCGGGACCTTCGTCACGCTGCGCGAGGTGGTGGACGAGGTCGGGCGCGACGTGGTGCGCTTCATCATGCTGACGCGCAAGAACGACATGCCGCTCGATTTCGATCTTGAGAAGGTGCTGGAGCAGTCGCGCGACAACCCGGTTTTCTATGTCCAGTATGCCCATGCGCGCGCCTCTTCGGTGCTGCGCCATGCGGCGGAGGAGATGGGGGACATCGATTTGTCACCGGAGGCCCTGGCGCGGGCGCCCGCCGCGCGCTTGACCGACTCCGCGGAGCTGGGTTTGATCAAGCTGATGGCAGGCTGGCCGCGACTCGTGGAAAGCGCCGCCGAGGCGCATGAGCCGCACCGGGTCGCATTTTACTTGTATGATCTGGCGGCGGCCTTCCACGGCCTCTGGAACAAGGGCAAGGACGAAGCCAGCTTGCGTTTCCTGATCCCGGGCGACCGCGATGTGACCGTGGCGCGTCTCGCCATGGTCAAGGCGCTCACCTTCGTGATCGCCTCCGGGCTCGGGATATTCGGCGTGAAGCCGGTCGAGGAGATGCGCTGA
- a CDS encoding SPOR domain-containing protein: protein MAAEPSQNEIDLQAQISSALARRSQRQPSGGADPRIEPTLGLGGMGPGSERAAPRRDSLQDDEPVGEIPPAPVHFQRDGEDHHPPRPKPKVDSRLEKHRNWLMFLLPVVGVPVVILISLFLYLAIEMHGKGVQDSAPLVEAPEGPEKVKPTNEGGLQVQGMDSAMLNQTDKSQTTTEQLLPPPEEPMTPPPPAAATAGDGTAASDGTAAPAAPSVEVPLTSSSTESATSTAPAATASTTTAPATSSTGSSAAVDVPSVPAPSTVPSGSSTSSSTSSTGSTASTAQPVTEQPVQAELPKPLTTQTATAGSYRIQLVALQSQDAATAAWTAMQKKYPDLLGNLSATIMKIDLGAQGVFYRVQGGPLPDRQAAEKLCGKLDQRGQACLVVRP, encoded by the coding sequence ATGGCAGCCGAACCGTCGCAGAACGAAATCGATCTTCAGGCCCAGATCTCGTCGGCGCTGGCGCGGCGCAGCCAGCGGCAGCCCTCCGGCGGCGCCGATCCCCGGATCGAGCCGACCCTGGGGCTGGGCGGCATGGGCCCCGGCTCCGAGCGGGCGGCGCCCCGGCGCGACAGCCTGCAGGATGACGAGCCGGTCGGCGAGATCCCGCCGGCGCCCGTGCATTTCCAGCGCGACGGCGAAGATCACCATCCGCCGCGCCCGAAGCCCAAGGTGGATTCGCGGCTCGAGAAGCACCGCAACTGGCTGATGTTCCTGTTGCCCGTGGTCGGCGTCCCGGTCGTGATCCTGATCTCGCTGTTCCTCTATCTGGCCATCGAGATGCATGGCAAGGGCGTGCAGGATTCGGCCCCCCTGGTCGAGGCCCCGGAGGGGCCGGAGAAGGTGAAGCCCACCAACGAGGGCGGCCTTCAGGTCCAGGGCATGGATTCCGCCATGCTCAACCAGACCGACAAGTCGCAAACGACGACGGAGCAGCTTCTGCCGCCGCCCGAGGAGCCGATGACGCCGCCCCCGCCCGCCGCCGCCACGGCCGGTGACGGGACGGCCGCCAGCGATGGCACGGCCGCGCCCGCGGCGCCCTCCGTCGAGGTGCCGCTGACCTCGTCCTCGACCGAAAGCGCGACGAGCACGGCCCCGGCAGCCACGGCCTCCACGACGACGGCACCCGCGACCAGCAGCACCGGCAGCAGCGCCGCCGTCGATGTGCCAAGCGTGCCGGCGCCGTCCACGGTGCCGTCGGGTAGCAGCACATCGTCGTCGACCTCGAGCACCGGCAGCACGGCTTCGACCGCGCAGCCGGTCACGGAGCAGCCGGTGCAGGCCGAGCTGCCCAAGCCGCTGACGACCCAGACCGCGACCGCCGGCAGCTATCGCATCCAGCTCGTGGCGCTGCAGTCCCAGGACGCCGCCACCGCGGCCTGGACCGCGATGCAGAAGAAATATCCGGATCTGCTGGGCAATCTCTCCGCGACGATCATGAAGATCGATCTCGGTGCCCAGGGCGTGTTCTACCGCGTCCAGGGCGGGCCGCTGCCGGACCGGCAGGCGGCCGAGAAGCTCTGCGGCAAGCTCGATCAGCGCGGCCAGGCCTGCCTCGTCGTGCGCCCGTGA
- a CDS encoding proline iminopeptidase-family hydrolase — translation MTIPVREGRAGFRGHETWYRVTGDLEGGKPPVVILHGGPGAAHNYTDSFKLLAERGRAVVHYDQLGCGLSTHLPEKGADFWTVQLFLDELDNLLAHLGIAGSYHLVGQSWGGMLGSEHAVRQPRGMRSIVIADSPPSMKLWVEEANKLREALPPEIQATLLAHEKAGTTTSPEYMAVMMVFYERHVCRVKPMPDEVTQSFAQIEADPTVYFTMNGPSEFHVVGTLKDWSIIDRLDRITAPVLLLSGRHDEATPAVVRPFKDKIKQARWVIFEHSSHMPHVEETEKCMKVVGDFLDQHDR, via the coding sequence ATGACGATTCCGGTTCGCGAGGGCCGCGCGGGATTCCGCGGGCATGAGACCTGGTACCGGGTGACCGGCGACCTCGAGGGCGGCAAGCCGCCGGTCGTCATCCTCCATGGCGGCCCCGGCGCCGCCCATAACTATACCGACAGCTTCAAGCTCCTGGCGGAGCGCGGCCGCGCGGTGGTGCATTACGATCAGCTCGGCTGCGGGCTCTCCACCCACCTGCCGGAGAAGGGTGCCGATTTCTGGACGGTCCAGCTCTTCCTCGACGAGCTCGACAACCTGCTGGCGCATCTGGGTATCGCCGGCTCCTATCACCTGGTCGGCCAGTCCTGGGGCGGCATGCTGGGATCGGAGCACGCGGTCCGGCAGCCCAGGGGCATGCGCTCGATCGTGATCGCGGACTCGCCGCCCTCGATGAAGCTGTGGGTCGAGGAGGCCAACAAGCTGCGCGAGGCGCTGCCGCCCGAGATCCAGGCGACGCTGCTCGCGCATGAGAAGGCCGGCACCACCACCTCGCCGGAATATATGGCGGTGATGATGGTCTTCTATGAGCGCCACGTCTGCCGGGTGAAGCCCATGCCCGACGAGGTCACCCAGAGCTTCGCGCAGATCGAGGCCGATCCGACCGTCTATTTCACCATGAACGGCCCCAGCGAGTTCCATGTGGTGGGCACGCTCAAGGACTGGAGCATCATCGACCGGCTCGACCGCATCACGGCGCCGGTGCTGCTGCTCTCGGGACGCCACGACGAAGCGACGCCCGCGGTGGTGCGGCCTTTCAAGGACAAGATCAAGCAGGCGCGGTGGGTGATCTTCGAGCATTCGAGCCACATGCCGCATGTCGAAGAGACCGAGAAATGCATGAAGGTCGTGGGCGATTTCCTCGACCAGCATGACCGCTAG
- a CDS encoding TPM domain-containing protein has translation MRLNTVRPVWCGLWLALLLAVALAAGRAQAEPNWPVLTGRVVDEAGLLSGPQRADLDAKLAQLESASSTQLVVVTVNSLQGLEIEEYGVGLGRHWGIGQIGKNNGALLIVAPNERAVRIEVGYGLEGVLTDAICSSIIQTDILPAFRAGHMDQGIIAGTNSILTALNGDYTPDKWAETSEPQPLAAPAAAEIPFPPWIVPLVFVLLWFAIVMLIRRAQRNRGRGMIGSSGWSSGGGSSRSSSFGSSGGFSGGGGSFGGGGSSGRW, from the coding sequence ATGCGCCTGAATACCGTCCGCCCCGTCTGGTGCGGCCTCTGGCTGGCGCTGCTCCTGGCGGTCGCTCTCGCCGCGGGCCGGGCTCAGGCTGAGCCCAATTGGCCGGTCCTGACCGGTCGCGTGGTCGATGAAGCCGGGCTTCTGTCCGGGCCGCAGCGCGCCGACCTCGACGCCAAGCTGGCGCAGCTCGAATCCGCCAGCAGCACCCAGCTCGTGGTGGTGACGGTCAATTCGCTCCAGGGGCTGGAGATCGAGGAGTATGGCGTCGGGCTGGGCCGGCATTGGGGCATCGGCCAGATCGGCAAGAACAACGGCGCGCTGCTCATCGTGGCACCCAACGAGCGCGCGGTCCGCATCGAGGTCGGCTACGGGCTCGAGGGAGTGCTGACCGACGCGATCTGCTCCAGCATCATCCAGACCGACATCCTGCCGGCCTTCCGCGCCGGCCATATGGATCAGGGGATCATCGCCGGCACCAACAGCATCCTGACGGCGCTCAATGGCGATTACACGCCGGACAAATGGGCCGAGACCTCCGAGCCGCAGCCGCTCGCGGCGCCGGCGGCGGCGGAGATCCCGTTTCCGCCCTGGATCGTGCCCCTGGTCTTCGTGCTGCTCTGGTTCGCCATCGTGATGCTGATCCGGCGGGCCCAGCGCAACAGGGGCCGCGGCATGATCGGGAGTTCGGGCTGGAGCTCCGGCGGCGGTTCCTCCCGCTCCAGTTCCTTCGGTTCTTCGGGCGGCTTTTCCGGGGGCGGCGGTTCCTTCGGCGGCGGCGGCTCGTCGGGGCGCTGGTGA